A genomic segment from Agrobacterium vitis encodes:
- the rnc gene encoding ribonuclease III, translating into MKAPKALSADEREKVEAVIGYHFIGKDRLDKALTHSSARPAKGSDYERLEFLGDRVLGLCVAEHLFTVFRTATEGELSVRLNQLVSAETCAAVADEIQLHRYIRTGADVKKLTDKNMLNVRADVVESLIAAIYLDAGLEAARAFVLKFWAERASRQDAGRRDAKTELQEWAHAKFAATPVYRVADRSGPDHDPSFTVTVEIGKLEPETGIDRSKRAAEQAAATRLLEREGVWTRSAASD; encoded by the coding sequence ATGAAGGCTCCCAAGGCCCTGAGCGCTGACGAACGGGAAAAAGTGGAGGCCGTGATTGGCTACCACTTTATCGGCAAGGACCGGCTGGACAAGGCGCTGACCCATTCCAGCGCCCGGCCCGCCAAGGGTAGCGATTATGAGCGCCTGGAATTCCTGGGCGACCGGGTGCTTGGCCTCTGCGTGGCCGAGCATTTGTTCACCGTATTTCGCACCGCCACCGAAGGTGAGTTGTCGGTGCGGCTGAACCAGTTGGTCAGCGCGGAGACCTGTGCGGCGGTGGCCGATGAGATTCAGCTGCATCGCTATATCCGCACCGGTGCAGACGTCAAAAAGCTGACCGACAAGAACATGCTGAATGTGCGGGCCGATGTGGTGGAAAGCCTGATTGCCGCCATTTATCTCGATGCCGGGCTGGAAGCGGCGCGTGCCTTCGTGTTGAAGTTCTGGGCTGAGCGTGCCTCCCGGCAGGATGCCGGTCGTCGTGATGCCAAGACCGAGCTACAGGAATGGGCACACGCAAAATTTGCAGCGACACCGGTTTATCGGGTTGCGGACCGCTCTGGACCGGATCATGATCCGAGCTTCACGGTCACGGTGGAAATCGGCAAGCTGGAGCCGGAAACCGGAATTGACCGGTCGAAGCGCGCCGCAGAACAAGCGGCGGCGACCCGGTTGCTGGAAAGAGAAGGCGTGTGGACGAGATCCGCCGCCTCAGATTGA
- the era gene encoding GTPase Era: MTEHENQPTGDGQIEDTVAGTVAEDAAVVRPTHSGFVALIGPTNAGKSTLVNRFVGAKVSIVSHKVQTTRAVMRGIAIHNNAQIVFMDTPGIFKPRRKLDRAMVTSAWGGAKDADVILLLIDSERGLRGDGEAILEALKDVHQPKILVLNKIDQVRHEDLLKLASTANEVVKFERTFMISATNGSGCQDVMDYLADYLPEGPWYYPEDQISDLPMRQLAAEITREKLFLRLHQELPYSSHVETEKWEERKDGSVRIEQVIYVERDSQKKIVLGKNGDAIKSISTSSRKEMSEILEQTVHLFLFVKVRENWGNDPERFREMGLEFPRD, encoded by the coding sequence ATGACCGAGCATGAAAACCAACCGACTGGCGATGGCCAGATCGAAGACACCGTCGCTGGCACCGTGGCTGAAGATGCGGCTGTGGTTCGGCCGACCCATTCTGGCTTCGTTGCCTTGATTGGTCCCACCAATGCCGGTAAATCGACCCTGGTTAACCGGTTTGTGGGTGCCAAGGTGTCGATCGTCAGCCACAAGGTGCAGACGACACGCGCCGTCATGCGCGGCATTGCTATCCATAACAACGCACAGATCGTCTTCATGGATACGCCCGGCATTTTCAAGCCGCGCCGCAAGCTGGACCGGGCCATGGTGACATCCGCCTGGGGCGGGGCCAAGGATGCTGACGTGATCCTGTTGCTGATCGACAGTGAACGCGGATTGCGCGGCGATGGCGAAGCCATTTTGGAAGCATTGAAGGATGTGCATCAGCCAAAAATCCTGGTGCTGAACAAGATCGACCAGGTGCGTCACGAGGATCTGCTGAAATTGGCTTCAACGGCCAACGAGGTGGTCAAATTCGAGCGCACCTTCATGATCTCAGCCACCAACGGTTCCGGTTGCCAGGACGTGATGGATTATCTGGCCGATTACCTGCCGGAAGGCCCCTGGTACTATCCGGAGGATCAGATTTCCGATCTGCCGATGCGCCAGCTGGCGGCGGAAATCACCCGTGAAAAACTCTTCCTGCGCCTGCATCAGGAATTGCCCTATTCTTCCCATGTCGAAACCGAGAAATGGGAAGAGCGCAAGGACGGCTCGGTCAGGATCGAGCAGGTAATCTATGTCGAGCGCGACAGCCAGAAGAAGATCGTGCTCGGCAAGAATGGCGATGCCATCAAGTCGATCTCCACCAGTTCGCGCAAGGAAATGTCGGAAATTCTCGAACAGACGGTCCACCTGTTCCTGTTCGTGAAAGTCCGCGAAAACTGGGGCAATGATCCCGAACGGTTCCGTGAAATGGGCCTGGAGTTTCCAAGGGACTAA
- a CDS encoding AbrB family transcriptional regulator translates to MTPMDTKNPESALGDGRLTALPSALKWGLLLLLSLLVAGALEYVRFPAALLLGPMIAAIVFATNGARLSLPRPPYIAAQALVGCMIAESLNGDILRRFLQDWPLFIGATLSVIALSSLLGYIMAKRQVLPGTTAVWGSSAGAASAMVLMAEAYGADTRLVAFMQYLRVVCVASAAAAMAAFVFNIAGAEPPPLVFFPEIDWQALALTLAVTAASTAAGHYLKIPAGTMLVPMLVMAVLNSFGLVKIELPLWLLAVAYAMVGWRIGLAFSRRLLLHAAKAAPQVALSILILISFGGCLAFLLWYLLGVDPLTAYLATSPGGLDSVAIIAATTHVDLPFVLALQTARFLMILALGPSISKFIANRIKG, encoded by the coding sequence ATGACCCCAATGGACACGAAAAACCCCGAATCCGCCTTGGGCGACGGCCGGCTGACAGCGCTTCCATCGGCGCTCAAATGGGGATTGCTGCTGCTCCTGTCGCTGCTGGTCGCCGGGGCGTTGGAATATGTCCGCTTCCCGGCAGCGCTTCTGCTTGGGCCGATGATTGCCGCTATCGTGTTTGCCACCAATGGCGCAAGACTTTCCCTGCCGCGCCCACCCTATATCGCCGCCCAGGCGCTGGTAGGCTGCATGATCGCCGAATCGTTGAATGGTGATATCTTGCGGCGGTTCTTGCAGGATTGGCCGCTGTTTATCGGCGCGACCCTGTCGGTGATCGCACTCAGTTCACTGCTCGGCTACATCATGGCGAAGCGCCAGGTTCTGCCGGGGACCACAGCGGTTTGGGGCAGTTCGGCAGGAGCCGCCTCGGCTATGGTGCTGATGGCAGAAGCTTACGGCGCCGATACGCGGCTGGTTGCCTTCATGCAGTATCTGCGGGTGGTCTGCGTGGCCTCGGCGGCTGCGGCCATGGCGGCCTTCGTCTTCAACATCGCCGGAGCGGAGCCGCCACCCCTGGTGTTTTTCCCTGAAATTGATTGGCAAGCTCTGGCCCTGACGCTGGCGGTGACCGCTGCGTCCACTGCCGCCGGTCACTATCTGAAAATCCCGGCAGGCACGATGCTGGTGCCAATGCTCGTCATGGCCGTGCTAAATTCCTTCGGGCTGGTGAAGATCGAGCTGCCGCTCTGGCTGCTGGCCGTGGCCTATGCCATGGTCGGGTGGCGCATCGGGCTGGCCTTCAGCCGCCGTCTTTTGCTGCATGCCGCCAAGGCGGCACCACAGGTTGCCCTGTCGATCCTTATTCTGATTTCCTTTGGCGGCTGTCTGGCTTTTCTGCTGTGGTATCTGCTGGGCGTCGATCCGCTAACCGCCTATCTCGCCACCAGCCCGGGCGGGCTGGACTCGGTGGCGATCATTGCCGCCACCACCCATGTGGACCTGCCCTTCGTGCTGGCCCTGCAAACGGCACGCTTCCTGATGATCCTGGCGCTCGGTCCGTCGATTTCAAAGTTCATCGCCAACCGGATCAAGGGATGA
- the recO gene encoding DNA repair protein RecO: MEWTDQAIVLGVRRHGETSVIAEMMTLARGRHLGLVRGGRSRTMQPVLQPGNVVEVTWRARLEEHLGDFRVEPLQLRAGLLMSSATAVYGVQALAALLRLLPEREPHAHLYEAMNIILDNLHEPASAGELFIRFELAILDDLGFGLDLTACAATGGRQDLVFVSPKTGRAVSHDAGLPYADRLLSLPVFLQPEPLAGTGKQADAQALQQAFRLTGYFLQRHVYEPRGLTAGAARDGFCQAALKALETPDEIALGGAAPKPVRVP; the protein is encoded by the coding sequence ATGGAATGGACCGATCAGGCAATTGTGTTGGGTGTGCGCAGGCATGGCGAAACCAGCGTCATTGCAGAAATGATGACATTGGCGCGGGGCCGCCACCTCGGTCTGGTCCGGGGCGGGCGATCACGCACCATGCAGCCGGTGTTGCAGCCGGGCAATGTCGTGGAAGTCACCTGGCGGGCGCGGCTGGAAGAGCATCTGGGCGATTTTCGCGTCGAACCATTGCAATTGCGAGCCGGTCTTCTGATGAGCTCGGCCACGGCGGTCTATGGCGTGCAAGCGCTCGCGGCCCTGCTGCGCCTGCTGCCGGAGCGCGAACCACATGCGCATCTGTATGAGGCGATGAATATCATTCTCGACAATCTTCACGAGCCAGCGTCGGCAGGCGAATTGTTCATCCGCTTTGAGCTGGCAATCTTAGATGACCTCGGCTTTGGCCTGGACCTGACAGCCTGCGCAGCCACCGGTGGGCGTCAGGATCTGGTTTTCGTTTCGCCGAAGACGGGGAGGGCGGTTTCCCACGACGCCGGTCTGCCCTATGCGGACCGACTTCTATCTCTTCCGGTTTTTCTACAGCCAGAGCCGCTAGCGGGAACAGGCAAGCAAGCCGATGCCCAGGCCCTGCAACAGGCCTTCCGGCTGACCGGTTATTTCCTACAAAGACATGTGTATGAACCGCGCGGGCTCACGGCTGGAGCCGCGCGCGATGGTTTCTGTCAGGCGGCGCTGAAAGCCTTGGAGACGCCGGATGAGATCGCGCTGGGTGGAGCTGCCCCGAAACCGGTGAGGGTGCCATAG
- a CDS encoding MOSC domain-containing protein, with protein MFLSDLCIYPLKSARGIALTQADIRPEGLSRDRQLMLVEPSGHFVTQRELPELAQLDVRLDDAFLYLRLDDSRNISMPLESFSVRKPVTVWRSLVDSALADPAVNETLSQWFGRPLELVFFDERASRLANPDWAGPDTPVTFADGYQVLITTTASLDALNADMESHGEGMVAMDRFRPNIVIDGALPWEEDQWASIAIGGLRFDLVKPCARCIMTTQDQKTGSRSGPSPLAAMGRLRMSGDKRVPGPLFGWNAVPRTIGTLRLGDTVEVLERRPEGIELRKRR; from the coding sequence ATGTTTCTCTCCGACCTTTGCATCTATCCTTTAAAAAGCGCGCGGGGCATTGCCCTGACACAAGCCGACATTCGTCCCGAGGGTCTTAGCCGCGACCGCCAGCTGATGCTGGTGGAGCCCTCAGGGCATTTCGTCACCCAACGAGAGCTGCCGGAACTGGCGCAGCTGGACGTTCGGCTGGATGATGCGTTTTTATACCTACGACTCGATGATAGCAGGAACATCAGCATGCCTCTTGAGAGTTTTAGCGTCCGCAAGCCGGTCACGGTCTGGCGGTCATTGGTGGATTCGGCCTTGGCTGATCCCGCAGTCAACGAAACCTTGTCGCAATGGTTCGGCAGGCCGCTCGAACTGGTGTTCTTCGATGAACGAGCCTCGCGCCTGGCCAATCCAGACTGGGCCGGACCGGACACGCCCGTCACCTTTGCCGATGGCTATCAGGTATTGATCACAACGACAGCCTCGCTCGACGCGCTGAATGCCGATATGGAATCCCATGGGGAGGGCATGGTTGCCATGGACCGCTTCCGACCCAATATCGTCATCGACGGCGCACTGCCCTGGGAGGAGGACCAATGGGCCAGCATCGCCATTGGTGGATTGCGCTTCGATCTCGTCAAGCCCTGCGCCCGCTGTATCATGACAACACAAGATCAGAAGACTGGATCGCGCTCCGGCCCCTCGCCGCTTGCCGCCATGGGACGACTGCGAATGTCAGGCGACAAGCGCGTTCCCGGTCCTCTATTCGGCTGGAACGCTGTTCCCCGCACCATCGGCACACTGCGCCTTGGCGATACTGTCGAGGTGCTGGAAAGGCGCCCGGAAGGCATCGAACTTAGGAAACGCCGGTAA
- a CDS encoding HD domain-containing protein — translation MITTAFAPHDDLARWLLPHATEGNDGSHDAAHILRVFKNAMRIHAVEGGDSQILAAAVLLHDCVSMEKNAPNRADASRLAAMKAETILADDRQWPASSIQAVSHAILTHSFSANLAPETLEAKILQDADRLDAIGVVGAARCFYIAGRLGSGLYDPGDPKALHRPLDDKRFAIDHFQTKLFKLADGFQTQAGQQMALERHSRLQSIFNDFLEEI, via the coding sequence ATGATAACCACAGCCTTTGCCCCTCATGACGATCTTGCCAGATGGCTCCTGCCGCATGCCACTGAGGGCAATGATGGCTCGCATGACGCCGCCCATATTTTGCGCGTGTTCAAAAACGCCATGCGCATTCATGCGGTCGAAGGCGGCGACAGTCAGATTCTCGCCGCTGCCGTGCTGCTGCATGATTGCGTCTCCATGGAAAAGAACGCACCCAACCGAGCGGATGCGTCCCGCCTTGCCGCAATGAAAGCTGAAACGATCCTGGCTGACGACAGGCAATGGCCAGCAAGCAGCATCCAAGCGGTCTCCCACGCCATCCTCACCCATAGTTTTTCGGCCAATCTTGCACCCGAAACGCTGGAAGCAAAGATCCTGCAAGACGCCGACCGGCTGGATGCCATCGGTGTGGTCGGGGCGGCGCGCTGTTTCTACATTGCCGGGCGGCTAGGCTCCGGCCTTTACGATCCAGGCGATCCGAAGGCTTTACATCGCCCACTGGACGACAAGCGCTTTGCCATCGACCATTTTCAGACCAAGCTTTTCAAACTGGCGGATGGCTTCCAGACCCAGGCCGGACAGCAGATGGCGCTTGAGCGCCATTCACGCCTCCAGTCAATTTTCAATGATTTTCTTGAGGAGATCTGA
- a CDS encoding EF-hand domain-containing protein, giving the protein MTSVSSASLSSVSSYNVGSTSSLDTNGDGVVSAEEQSSGSTRTQDPTVLSDSAANSTSSQLSSDLMAMELSRGDSSSTDQNATKSIDTDSDGKVTQEEFVNARPEDVSEEDSTKMFEAIDSEDAGYVTEDQMQSEGKMPPPMMMGGMSGMGDMQSLSSMMSGDSSGSEDSMSMDDVFSQMSSVINAYRSAGGTADETDTTGQTAAA; this is encoded by the coding sequence ATGACGAGCGTTTCTTCAGCGTCTCTTTCTTCCGTGTCGTCTTACAATGTAGGCTCGACATCCAGCCTGGACACCAATGGCGATGGTGTCGTTTCCGCGGAAGAGCAATCTTCAGGCTCTACCAGAACTCAGGACCCGACGGTTCTGAGCGACAGTGCCGCCAACAGCACATCCTCGCAGCTTTCCAGTGACCTGATGGCGATGGAACTGTCCCGTGGCGACAGCTCTTCCACCGACCAGAATGCAACCAAGTCCATCGACACTGATAGCGATGGAAAAGTAACCCAGGAAGAATTTGTCAATGCACGTCCTGAGGATGTGTCTGAGGAAGATTCGACCAAGATGTTCGAGGCCATTGACTCGGAAGATGCTGGCTATGTGACCGAAGACCAGATGCAGTCCGAGGGTAAGATGCCACCTCCGATGATGATGGGCGGTATGAGTGGTATGGGCGACATGCAGAGCCTTAGCAGCATGATGTCCGGTGACAGCAGTGGTAGCGAGGACAGCATGTCCATGGATGACGTGTTCAGCCAGATGAGCTCGGTTATCAATGCCTATCGTTCCGCTGGCGGCACTGCCGACGAAACCGATACGACCGGACAAACCGCCGCTGCCTGA